The genomic region AAATTACAAAATTATGGTTTATTTCATGCTTTCTTTGGTTTAGGCGGAATTATAGGACCATTATTTGTTTCACTCTTTTTAAAATACAATTTAGGATATAGAAGTTTGTTTGGTGTATATTTAGCTTTAATATCATCACTATTATTATATATAATAATAGCAAAAGTACCACAAAACATAAAATATCAATCGTTTTCTTTAGCTGAGGGTTTTTCATTGATTAAAAAAAGAATTGTTATTATATCTTTAATAATGCTTATGTTATATGCTGGTTCAGAAATTGGAAGTATAACATGGGCTGCTAACTTGTTTAAAAGCTCTTTTAACTTCACAAAAGAATCAGCTGCTATATTTATTAGCCTATTTTGGACACTTTTTACATTTGGAAGAGTAATTTCAGATAAATTATATGCTTTTTTAAAAGAGAAAACATCATTTTATTTACCAATTTTAGCTTCTACGATAATATTAATATTATTCTTATCAAAAATACCCTTTATTTTTGCATTATATGGATTTTTCTTAGGTCCTATTTTCCCATCAACACAAAAATATTTAAATGCTCATTTATCTCATAGAGAAGTAGGATTAATATCAGGCCTTGTTTTTGCTGGCACAGGCATTGGATCGATGATTATTACCACAACCATGGGTATTATAGCTGATTACAATGTTATAATAAGCTATTTACTACCTTTTTCCATACTTATTTTAATTGGATTATTATCATTATTAAGAGAAAGCAAGTAAGCCTTGCTTCAGACTGTTGTCAAAGTATTTTCTAAAAAAATAATATGAGCGAATACTTGAAAATTCCCGAAAAAAATATGAATGAAGCCATGTATATTATTGGAATTCAAATATAAAACGAATGAAAACTCGAAGATTGCCTGAAAAAATTATGAATGGAGGTTTCCAAAATCACATGGATGTGATTTTGAGTGAAGCCGAGCATGGATGCGAGTCTGAACGGAAACCGAGAATAAGTAATTTTTTCAGATTAGCAGTCAAGCGTTTGAATGAGTTTTATTTTGATTCCAATTTTGAGGATTTAGAATTTTCCGTATGAGTGAATATTATTTTTGAAAATACTTTGCATTTAATTTTTGACTTTGTCTACAAACTGAAGCAAGTAAATCTTGCTTTCTTTTCTATTATATTATATAATTTAATAGACTTTAATTAAGAAAGGGGATATATTATGGGGGACAAACTATTTAAAAGTGAAGATATAAAAAAGATAGCATTTCTAAGCAGCTTAAATATTCACCCGAAAGAAAAAAAATTTGTTTTTGTAAAAACTAATATGGTTAAAAATGAATATGAAAGCCATATTTATTTATCATCATTTTCAGGAAAGATTAAAAAATTTGCTAAAGGAAAAAATCCATTATGGTCTCCTGATGGAAAATTTCTATTATTCACAGATAAAAAAGATAAAGACTTTAAAGGTCAGGAATTATATTTAATACCATATGATGGTGGAGAACCATATCTATTAACAAAAATAAAAAATGGAAGTTATTCTAATATTAAATGGTCTGATGATTCAAAAGGTATTTATGCAATAAAAAAGGTAGAAGAAGAAAATGATTCAGATGTTAGGGAAATCGAAAGTCTTCCAGTTTGGCAAAATGGTGGTTCTTTTATTGAAAGATTTAAATATTCTCTTGTATATACCACTATTAATGGAAAGGAAAAAGAAATTAAGCCTCCAAAAGATGATTTTGAACCAATGTTTATTTCATTGTATAAAAATAAATTAACTGTTATTACAAGGAAAGATAGAGTAAATTATCCTGCCGAAACAGAAATATATGTATATGATTTAAACAAAAAACAATGGAAAAAACTTCCTCTTACATTCAAAAAAGTTTTTTGGCTTGAATGGGTTAATGATAAACATTTTGTATTTTTAGGACATGATGGTAAATATGGTTTAAACACCAATATGCATTTATATTATTATATAAACAAAAATAAAATTATAGATTTATTTAATAATTTAGATCTTTCTTTTGGAAATTCTTTAAATTGTGATGTTAGATTTGGTTCGACAAGAAAAATAAAATTAATAGATGATACCATCTATTTCGTTGTTACTGAAAAGGAACGAGCTCCATTGTATAAAATTACTTTGGATGGCAAATTAGAAAAAGTACTAAAGGATGGATCTTGTGAAGATTTTGATATTATTGATGATAATTTAATATATATAAATCAAAACTTTTTAAAGTTACCAGAGGTATATTCATACAATAAAAACAAAAAACTGACAAAATTCAATGATAAAATAATTAAAAATTATACTATAAAACCACCGTATTATTTAAGTGTAAAAAGTGAAGATAATACAGAATTAGATGTTTGGTATTTACCTCCATATACAAAAGAAAATAAAGGTACTATACTTGAAATTCATGGAGGACCTAAAACTGCATATGGTGATTCGTTTATGTTT from Marinitoga aeolica harbors:
- a CDS encoding S9 family peptidase yields the protein MGDKLFKSEDIKKIAFLSSLNIHPKEKKFVFVKTNMVKNEYESHIYLSSFSGKIKKFAKGKNPLWSPDGKFLLFTDKKDKDFKGQELYLIPYDGGEPYLLTKIKNGSYSNIKWSDDSKGIYAIKKVEEENDSDVREIESLPVWQNGGSFIERFKYSLVYTTINGKEKEIKPPKDDFEPMFISLYKNKLTVITRKDRVNYPAETEIYVYDLNKKQWKKLPLTFKKVFWLEWVNDKHFVFLGHDGKYGLNTNMHLYYYINKNKIIDLFNNLDLSFGNSLNCDVRFGSTRKIKLIDDTIYFVVTEKERAPLYKITLDGKLEKVLKDGSCEDFDIIDDNLIYINQNFLKLPEVYSYNKNKKLTKFNDKIIKNYTIKPPYYLSVKSEDNTELDVWYLPPYTKENKGTILEIHGGPKTAYGDSFMFEFHLLASNGFGVIFTNPHGSEGYGNDFADIRGKYGTIDYRDLMKAVDAVVEKFNLDKNKLGVTGGSYGGYMTNWIVTQTDKFKAAVTQRSISNWFSMYGTTDIGYYFVTDQIGGHPWENKEKYIESSPLFHVDKAKTPLLLIHSLKDYRCWVPEALQFYTALKVRGVKTKLALFPDENHELSRSGKPDHRIKRYNLIIEWFDKNIK
- a CDS encoding MFS transporter → MTDYRKRLIIFVIVFISSLYINSISPLMTTFQENFNITISQSSALPFTNTIGNIIFATIAGFIISSIGLRNSLISALSFLILSIIIFIFSNNYIGLILAMFFVGGGLGQIFSVTTSMYDHLDVKLQNYGLFHAFFGLGGIIGPLFVSLFLKYNLGYRSLFGVYLALISSLLLYIIIAKVPQNIKYQSFSLAEGFSLIKKRIVIISLIMLMLYAGSEIGSITWAANLFKSSFNFTKESAAIFISLFWTLFTFGRVISDKLYAFLKEKTSFYLPILASTIILILFLSKIPFIFALYGFFLGPIFPSTQKYLNAHLSHREVGLISGLVFAGTGIGSMIITTTMGIIADYNVIISYLLPFSILILIGLLSLLRESK